A genomic window from Salvelinus namaycush isolate Seneca chromosome 5, SaNama_1.0, whole genome shotgun sequence includes:
- the LOC120048560 gene encoding zinc finger and BTB domain-containing protein 45-like, with amino-acid sequence MIRVHNTQYSLFLRQADVLRRSGTLCDAVISVESQVFRAHRLVLACASKTLEHQLTLQAAYSDQPDRLDQPYHCSLELLSPHTFQQVLDFAYTETLEVPVDDLPQLLRAAKLLEMHSLEEQCRSQLKRNLGCLTRERRELREIRVRGTKETREMTETRELQITEERDEKESLKGSPIPEEGDPQTIPSVDLEPQSSPFTEDPTLPDTRDNSSGSSPPQRKRPKPLTPTLVTTTPPPSRDSVIATTAATIQPPPPPPPASRVMWHQVNTLRKMALNYNDILAASSSSLHPSQHLVTYPFHLSTPHMYPLLTSSIPPQVHSAVLGYPGILHPYHHPLLSGSRELGDILTQGLLGKRDPMDKVLIGGAPGEGQRYSQERPGRTQDCQHCSKVLLGSSWLQASTTNPSGSGETSLACKYCDRGFRVERSLPSHRRDQGGEKPYQCKRCSKRFSLKHQLDTHHRVHTGEKPFECRLCGQRSRDYSAMIKHLRTHGGATPYQCTACLEFCSSLAAMQKHLKNHPLQDFPPDWTISSTYLYTCHT; translated from the exons ATGATCCGAGTTCACAACACCCAGTACTCCCTCTTCCTGCGCCAGGCAGATGTCCTGCGTCGCTCGGGGACGCTGTGTGACGCTGTCATCTCAGTGGAGAGCCAGGTGTTCAGGGCCCATCGGCTGGTGCTGGCCTGCGCTAGCAAAACCCTGGAGCATCAGCTCACCCTGCAGGCTGCATACTCAGACCAGCCTGATCGCCTCGACCAACCTTACCACTGTAGTCTGGAGCTCCTCTCTCCACACACCTTCCAGCAGGTCCTGGACTTTGCATACACCGAGACCCTGGAGGTCCCTGTGGATGATCTGCCCCAGCTTCTGAGGGCCGCCAAGCTCCTGGAGATGCATTCCCTGGAGGAGCAGTGTCGCAGCCAGCTGAAGAGAAATCTGGGGTGCctgacgagagagagaagagagttgaGAGAAATAAGAGTGAGAGGAACAAAAGAAACTAGAGAAATGACAGAAACGAGAGAACTTCAGataacagaggagagagatgagaaagaatCCCTGAAAGGAAGTCCCATTCCAGAAGAGGGGGATCCCCAGACAATTCCCTCCGTTGATCTGGAGCCCCAGAGCAGCCCATTCACTGAGGACCCCACTCTTCCTGACACTAGGGATAACTCCTCTGGTTCATCACCCCCACAGAGAAAAAGGCCAAAGCCACTCACACCCACACTAGTGACCACCACACCGCCTCCATCCAGAGACAGTGTCATCGCCACCACTGCTGCCACCATCcaaccccctccccctcctcccccagcgTCGAGGGTCATGTGGCACCAAGTCAACACCCTGAGGAAGATGGCCTTGAACTATAACGACATCCTAGCAGCCAGTTCCTCTTCCCTTCACCCCTCACAGCACCTGGTGACATACCCCTTCCACCTCTCCACTCCTCACATGTACCCCCTGCTGACGTCCTCCATCCCGCCCCAGGTCCACAGCGCCGTCCTGGGCTACCCGGGTATCCTGCATCCATACCACCACCCCCTGCTCTCTGGGTCTCGGGAGCTGGGGGACATCCTGACGCAAGGTTTACTGGGAAAAAGAGACCCGATGGATAAAGTGTTGATAGGTGGAGCACCAGGGGAAGGGCAAAG ATACTCCCAGGAGCGTCCAGGAAGAACCCAGGACTGTCAGCACTGCAGCAAGGTCCTcctgggcagctcatggctgcaGGCCTCAACCACCAACCCCTCAG GCTCAGGTGAGACTTCTCTGGCGTGTAAGTACTGTGATCGTGGCTTCAGGGTGGAACGGTCACTGCCGTCCCACCGGCGAGATCAGGGAGGAGAGAAGCCCTACCAGTGTAAACGGTGCTCCAAGAGGTTCAGCCTCAAACACCAACTGGATACACACCACCGGGTACACACAG GAGAGAAGCCGTTTGAGTGCCGTCTGTGTGGCCAGCGGTCAAGGGACTACTCAGCCATGATCAAGCACCTGCGGACCCACGGCGGGGCCACACCCTACCAGTGTACTGCCTGCCTGGAGTTCTGTAGCAGCCTGGCTGCCATGCAGAAACACCTGAAGAACCACCCGCTGCAGGACTTCCCCCCAGACTGGACCATCAGCAGCACATACCTGTACACATGCCATACCTGA